In Alkalihalobacillus sp. TS-13, the following are encoded in one genomic region:
- a CDS encoding AraC family transcriptional regulator, with translation MRQPLHQFIAKHPIVPFIREADYAVRKPWSMLERRLLDYLLVYIQEGKCVFNVEGKDYFLSEGNFCLVQPNELVTLKGTTKTITPFAHLDFFYNQHREQSFPTKAGQTNISEFEPFMQPKLNDFAELQIPVHFKPEQPIQFRDSFLKMIGLWQSGDTLGLIEAQNLGSELIHSIMKQYGKYRPPGHVAPEDFNWITSYFSFRLSENITIGDMAKRARLSPSRFSTLFREHFGKSPYQYLLQLRIEHAEELLLNSPLKLHQIAEFCGFADAQHFSKAFKKMTGKTPGSYRKQL, from the coding sequence GTGAGACAGCCTTTACATCAATTTATCGCTAAACATCCGATTGTTCCTTTTATCAGAGAAGCTGATTATGCAGTAAGAAAGCCTTGGTCGATGCTTGAAAGAAGACTCCTCGATTATTTGCTGGTATATATCCAAGAAGGTAAATGTGTATTTAATGTGGAGGGGAAGGATTATTTCTTGTCAGAAGGAAATTTTTGTTTAGTCCAGCCCAATGAATTGGTTACGCTGAAAGGAACGACAAAAACGATTACGCCGTTTGCTCATTTGGACTTTTTTTATAATCAACATAGAGAACAAAGCTTTCCGACAAAAGCAGGACAGACGAACATTTCGGAGTTTGAACCTTTCATGCAGCCGAAACTGAATGATTTTGCTGAATTACAGATCCCAGTACATTTTAAACCGGAACAGCCTATTCAATTTCGAGACTCCTTCCTGAAAATGATTGGGCTTTGGCAATCCGGTGATACACTGGGATTAATTGAAGCGCAAAATTTAGGAAGTGAATTGATCCATTCCATTATGAAGCAATACGGAAAATATAGACCCCCTGGCCATGTAGCACCAGAAGATTTTAATTGGATCACTTCCTATTTCTCCTTTCGTTTGTCTGAAAATATTACCATTGGGGACATGGCCAAACGAGCCAGGTTATCTCCTTCACGTTTTTCGACTCTTTTTCGAGAACATTTCGGAAAATCTCCTTATCAGTATTTACTCCAATTAAGGATTGAACATGCTGAAGAACTGCTGCTAAACAGCCCGTTAAAGCTTCATCAGATTGCCGAGTTCTGTGGATTTGCCGATGCACAGCATTTCTCTAAAGCTTTTAAAAAAATGACAGGTAAAACCCCTGGCAGTTACCGCAAACAATTGTAA
- a CDS encoding YggT family protein yields MKRRPFGVYLVNLFMGIIEALILLRIVLKLFGANPYTPFVQWVYNLTIPLLSPFQNIFPTPVIQGRYELELTSIFALIVYAFLSYFLVQFILMLNSGNSDRRR; encoded by the coding sequence ATGAAGCGGAGACCTTTTGGGGTTTATTTAGTTAACTTGTTCATGGGTATTATTGAAGCACTTATTTTATTACGTATTGTTCTAAAGCTTTTCGGTGCCAATCCATATACACCCTTTGTCCAATGGGTTTACAATTTGACTATCCCGTTATTATCACCTTTTCAGAATATCTTTCCGACACCAGTCATCCAGGGACGTTATGAGCTTGAATTGACGAGTATTTTTGCGTTGATCGTCTATGCGTTCTTATCGTATTTCCTCGTCCAATTCATCTTGATGCTCAATTCAGGGAACAGCGATCGAAGGCGATAG
- a CDS encoding FMN-binding glutamate synthase family protein has protein sequence MDLNILILVILIVIILFFFAAPCSLILYLWWTDQKQKEHAVLRNFPILGKMRYILEKMGPELRQYLFLNDNEGMPFSRREFKNTVIAGKYKFRMLGFGSERDFTKEGFYIRNTMFPKQRNELRTDNDDKVKTKIYQIDKDNLFLRKEYREDIKAAPFLLDEEDSPVIGERTSRNPFKVRGLVGQSAMSFGSLGDRALTALSIGLSRAKGTWMNTGEGGLSEYHLKGGVDIICQIGPGLFGVRTKDGKFSWEEFKKKSDLKEVKAFELKLAQGGKTRGGHVDGSKVTPEIAEIRNVEPWQSIDSPNRFKEFGNNKEMLDFINELRDVGGKPVGIKMVVGNTDDFERLVAYMAETGKHPDFITVDGGEGGTGASYQELADSTGIPIKTALPFVHDTLERYGIRAKVKIFASGKLLTPDKVAIALSLGADFVNIARGLMFSVGCIQAQVCHTNNCPVGVATTDPKLQEALIIEEKSYRVCNYILSLREGLFHLAASCGIDTPTKFTRNHIVYKNQNGRMISMDDTEFIDQRLQTTNTMR, from the coding sequence ATGGATCTGAATATCCTCATCCTCGTAATCCTTATCGTGATTATCTTGTTCTTTTTTGCTGCTCCATGTTCGCTTATCCTGTATTTGTGGTGGACCGATCAGAAGCAGAAGGAACATGCTGTGTTACGGAACTTTCCTATTCTCGGCAAGATGAGGTATATATTAGAAAAGATGGGTCCCGAGCTCAGACAATATTTATTTCTGAATGATAATGAAGGGATGCCTTTCTCTAGAAGGGAATTCAAGAATACAGTAATAGCCGGGAAATACAAATTCCGGATGCTCGGTTTCGGTTCAGAACGCGACTTTACAAAAGAAGGTTTTTATATCAGGAATACCATGTTTCCTAAACAGAGGAATGAACTGAGGACAGATAATGACGATAAGGTGAAAACGAAAATCTATCAGATTGATAAGGATAATTTGTTTTTACGTAAAGAATATAGGGAAGATATCAAGGCTGCCCCCTTTTTATTGGACGAAGAGGATTCTCCTGTCATCGGTGAAAGGACATCCCGGAACCCTTTTAAAGTAAGAGGTCTGGTAGGCCAGTCCGCCATGAGCTTCGGATCGCTCGGTGATCGGGCTCTTACTGCTTTATCCATAGGCTTGTCCCGAGCCAAAGGTACATGGATGAACACCGGGGAAGGAGGACTTTCTGAATATCATTTGAAAGGCGGCGTCGATATCATTTGCCAAATAGGTCCCGGACTCTTTGGGGTACGTACCAAAGATGGAAAGTTTTCCTGGGAAGAATTCAAAAAGAAGAGTGACCTTAAAGAGGTGAAAGCATTTGAACTGAAACTGGCCCAGGGCGGAAAAACACGAGGGGGACATGTGGATGGTTCCAAGGTGACTCCTGAAATTGCTGAAATCCGCAATGTAGAACCTTGGCAATCCATTGACAGCCCTAACCGCTTTAAAGAATTCGGGAATAACAAGGAAATGCTAGACTTCATAAACGAATTGAGGGATGTAGGTGGTAAACCAGTAGGCATCAAAATGGTAGTGGGAAATACGGATGACTTTGAGCGTCTGGTCGCATATATGGCCGAAACGGGGAAACACCCTGACTTCATCACGGTTGATGGAGGCGAGGGCGGAACAGGGGCATCCTACCAAGAACTTGCTGATTCGACCGGTATTCCGATAAAAACAGCTCTCCCCTTCGTTCACGATACATTAGAAAGATACGGTATCCGTGCTAAAGTGAAGATTTTTGCATCTGGTAAGCTTCTAACCCCTGACAAAGTGGCTATAGCGTTAAGTTTAGGTGCTGATTTTGTCAATATCGCCAGAGGACTAATGTTTTCCGTTGGATGTATCCAAGCACAAGTATGTCACACGAATAACTGTCCAGTTGGTGTCGCCACCACAGACCCGAAGCTTCAAGAAGCATTGATCATAGAAGAGAAGTCATATAGGGTATGTAACTACATTTTATCCTTACGGGAGGGGCTCTTCCATTTGGCAGCTTCTTGTGGTATTGACACACCGACTAAGTTTACAAGGAATCACATTGTTTACAAGAATCAAAATGGACGGATGATCTCCATGGATGATACGGAATTTATCGACCAGCGTCTACAGACCACCAATACCATGCGTTGA
- the chbG gene encoding chitin disaccharide deacetylase: protein MIELIVNADDFGYSRGVNYGIIDAYKYGIVNSTTMLVNMLGTEHAVELAKNNPGFRVGIHLTLTCGKAVAKDVPSVSNGDGQLIMTRNLDQDLSSKLEDIEKEWKAQIEQFYSLGLEPTHFDSHHHMHKHPQLLPIVKRLSNKYNLPVRNVFSEKVHGLKLLTDVFLSDFTRENVSGSYFSTLHERIKDVSSVEVMCHPGYIDQELIKGSSYCEKRTEELEILINTKLSKRFVLS, encoded by the coding sequence ATGATAGAATTGATTGTAAATGCAGATGACTTCGGCTATTCGAGAGGTGTCAACTATGGTATCATCGATGCTTATAAATATGGCATCGTAAATTCAACAACGATGCTTGTGAACATGCTGGGAACCGAGCATGCAGTTGAATTAGCGAAAAACAACCCCGGCTTTCGGGTTGGTATCCATTTGACGCTGACATGTGGAAAAGCAGTAGCTAAGGATGTACCTTCAGTATCGAATGGCGACGGCCAATTGATCATGACGAGAAATCTTGATCAGGACCTATCCTCTAAGTTGGAAGATATCGAAAAAGAATGGAAAGCACAGATCGAGCAGTTCTATAGTCTAGGTTTGGAACCCACACACTTTGACAGTCATCACCACATGCACAAACACCCCCAACTGCTTCCAATTGTTAAACGACTATCCAATAAATATAACTTACCAGTACGGAATGTTTTTAGTGAAAAGGTCCACGGTTTGAAACTGTTGACCGATGTTTTCCTCAGTGACTTTACCCGGGAAAATGTTTCAGGATCCTATTTTTCTACTTTACACGAAAGGATAAAAGACGTTTCCAGTGTCGAAGTCATGTGCCACCCTGGATATATCGACCAAGAACTGATAAAGGGTTCCTCCTATTGTGAAAAGAGAACAGAAGAATTGGAGATCTTGATCAATACAAAGTTAAGCAAGCGATTTGTTTTATCATAA
- a CDS encoding alpha/beta hydrolase translates to MKKQVLFIHSAGVQGLHQGSNDLIGYLKEMLGDEYNLLIPKMPNPENPEYTLWKGQLNVVFAELEGEIILIGHSLGGSVLLKYLSEKALKQSISGLFMIASPFWGKDDDWQVEEYLLPDNFASNFSQKSEMFFYHSCDDEIVHLHTLDTTKKSFHRQLPEHLMVMNITSLMDCLNL, encoded by the coding sequence ATGAAGAAACAAGTGCTATTCATTCATAGTGCAGGAGTACAGGGTCTTCATCAAGGAAGTAACGATCTGATAGGATATTTAAAGGAGATGCTCGGTGATGAATACAACTTGTTAATTCCCAAAATGCCTAATCCAGAAAATCCTGAGTATACGCTTTGGAAAGGTCAGCTTAACGTAGTATTCGCTGAATTAGAAGGGGAGATAATTCTCATTGGTCATTCTTTGGGTGGGTCAGTTCTGTTGAAATATCTTTCCGAGAAAGCTTTGAAACAATCCATTTCCGGATTGTTTATGATTGCATCCCCATTTTGGGGTAAGGACGATGATTGGCAGGTCGAGGAATATTTATTGCCAGATAATTTTGCTTCAAATTTCTCTCAGAAATCGGAGATGTTCTTCTATCACAGCTGTGACGATGAAATAGTCCATCTTCACACCTTGGACACTACAAAGAAAAGCTTCCACAGGCAATTACCCGAACACTTGATGGTGATGAACATTACTTCATTAATGGATTGCCTGAACTTGTAA
- a CDS encoding pyruvate oxidase produces MKHTAGKAAAEVLEHWDINHIYGLPGDSINNFVEHLRKEKESIEFIQVRHEEVGALAASSYSKLTGKIGVCLSIGGPGAIHLLNGLYDAKADSAPVLVLAGQVPTDKVGHDAFQEVDLEKMFENVSVFSQRVSSPESFPSLLDQAIRNAYAEKGVSVLIIPDDIPMKKIEGYTPNLSAIPSFSKQIPAADDLDAGLKDIKKSKKPVILAGMGTKSVKEKLVRFAEKIAAPIIFTLPAKGTLPDKHPYNLGQLGQIGTKPAYEAMEETDLLIMIGTSFPYRDFLPDNAPAVQIDLDPSQIGKRYPVTVGIVGDAAIVLQKWNDQLQMTEERSFLKECQENMANWWRHIEKEENHVSSPIKPQEVIPKLQEIVEDDAIVSVDVGNVTVWMARHFQITRQKFLISSWMATMGCGLPGAIAGSLAYPERQVITVCGDGGFSMVMHDFVTAVKYEMPIIVVIMNNQKIGMIKYEQEEQGHLEYGTDLKNIDFAAFARSCGGEGYTVMNHRELSATFKKAAQANKPVIVDVVIEDQPPLPGKITYGQAAGYSKHVMKKFFKEHEVDMPPLKKALKRIF; encoded by the coding sequence ATGAAGCATACTGCAGGAAAGGCAGCAGCTGAAGTTCTTGAACATTGGGATATCAATCATATTTATGGATTACCAGGTGATTCGATCAACAACTTTGTTGAACATCTCAGAAAAGAAAAAGAAAGTATCGAATTTATACAAGTACGACATGAGGAAGTAGGTGCGTTAGCTGCTTCTTCTTATTCGAAGTTAACAGGTAAGATCGGAGTCTGTCTCTCGATCGGGGGTCCGGGTGCGATCCATCTACTCAATGGTTTATATGATGCCAAAGCAGACAGTGCGCCTGTATTGGTTCTGGCTGGACAAGTCCCTACAGATAAAGTAGGTCATGATGCTTTTCAGGAAGTTGATCTTGAGAAAATGTTCGAAAATGTGTCAGTGTTCAGCCAAAGGGTCTCATCTCCAGAATCCTTTCCTTCATTGCTCGACCAAGCCATACGTAATGCTTATGCCGAAAAAGGAGTATCAGTCTTGATCATTCCTGACGATATTCCAATGAAAAAGATCGAAGGTTATACGCCGAACTTGTCAGCGATACCATCTTTTTCTAAGCAGATTCCAGCTGCTGATGACTTGGATGCTGGCTTGAAAGACATAAAAAAATCGAAAAAGCCAGTCATCCTCGCGGGCATGGGAACGAAATCGGTCAAGGAAAAATTGGTAAGGTTTGCAGAAAAAATTGCCGCACCAATCATTTTCACTTTGCCCGCAAAAGGAACTCTACCTGACAAACATCCATACAACCTTGGCCAGCTCGGACAGATCGGAACCAAACCAGCTTACGAGGCTATGGAAGAAACCGATCTGCTTATCATGATCGGCACTTCTTTTCCTTACAGGGATTTTCTACCCGATAATGCCCCCGCTGTGCAGATCGATCTTGATCCTAGTCAGATAGGCAAACGATATCCAGTGACGGTCGGCATTGTAGGAGACGCAGCCATTGTTCTCCAGAAATGGAACGATCAACTGCAAATGACAGAAGAGAGATCCTTTTTGAAAGAATGTCAAGAAAATATGGCGAATTGGTGGAGACATATCGAAAAGGAAGAAAATCACGTATCGTCTCCAATCAAGCCGCAAGAAGTCATCCCTAAGTTACAAGAAATCGTTGAAGATGATGCAATCGTATCCGTAGACGTTGGAAATGTCACAGTGTGGATGGCCAGACATTTCCAGATCACCCGTCAAAAATTCCTTATCTCAAGCTGGATGGCGACGATGGGTTGTGGACTACCAGGTGCGATTGCCGGCAGTCTTGCTTATCCTGAACGGCAAGTGATAACCGTTTGTGGCGACGGAGGGTTCTCGATGGTCATGCATGATTTTGTCACAGCTGTCAAATACGAAATGCCGATCATTGTGGTGATCATGAATAACCAAAAGATCGGGATGATCAAATACGAACAGGAAGAGCAAGGTCATCTGGAATATGGAACAGACTTAAAAAATATAGACTTTGCAGCATTTGCAAGATCATGCGGAGGTGAAGGATACACGGTGATGAACCATCGAGAGTTGAGCGCTACCTTTAAAAAAGCTGCCCAAGCCAATAAGCCCGTCATCGTCGATGTAGTAATCGAGGATCAGCCACCTTTACCGGGTAAGATCACATATGGACAGGCTGCAGGTTACTCGAAGCATGTCATGAAAAAATTCTTCAAAGAACATGAAGTAGATATGCCTCCACTAAAAAAGGCACTGAAGCGCATTTTTTAA
- a CDS encoding DinB family protein has product MNLELMDIFRMEYDFSWDTETWFLPLESALEGLNSTDASWQPPGGGNTIWQTVNHLNYYNALLVRQINDTTPRKKASNNKATFGDIGEPADSKWKAVLAENTFGDIGDPADSEKWKAVLAETRVICENLRKSLAQVNDSQLEEELVGGLARQILHNVYHIGQIVLIRKQQGSWPKERE; this is encoded by the coding sequence ATGAACCTAGAACTGATGGATATTTTTCGCATGGAATATGACTTTAGTTGGGATACTGAGACCTGGTTTTTACCTTTAGAATCTGCTCTTGAGGGTTTAAATTCCACAGATGCAAGCTGGCAGCCCCCAGGAGGAGGGAATACAATTTGGCAAACTGTGAATCATCTAAATTATTACAACGCCCTACTTGTTAGACAAATCAATGACACAACGCCTAGAAAAAAGGCATCTAATAACAAGGCTACATTTGGAGATATCGGGGAACCAGCAGATTCTAAATGGAAGGCAGTCCTGGCAGAGAATACATTTGGAGATATCGGGGACCCAGCAGATTCTGAAAAATGGAAGGCAGTCTTGGCAGAAACACGCGTAATTTGTGAAAATTTACGTAAATCACTGGCACAAGTTAATGACAGTCAGCTGGAAGAGGAACTTGTTGGGGGTCTGGCTCGTCAAATTTTGCACAACGTATACCATATAGGGCAAATTGTATTAATTCGCAAACAACAAGGCTCTTGGCCAAAGGAGCGAGAATAA
- a CDS encoding potassium channel family protein, producing the protein MKSITLQYLRLPPIARLLIIVFFVLTIFGITIRILEPTNFLTVFDGIYWAIVTAATVGYGDLVPRSIFGKMMTIFLILIGTTFFTYFFAQVAGATIKRQSGLLKGDVAYEKSSHIVIVGWNERAKDLIEQIHNRDPEEKIVLIDRTLPQNPYQYGNIHFIHGKPYEDLTLQKANVAEAEKVIVTANNQVSEEQSDMDAILTLLAVKGICPEAQTIVEILTPTQYENAKRAGADHIIHTSNIVSLAFFENLG; encoded by the coding sequence ATGAAATCGATCACATTGCAATATCTACGTCTTCCGCCGATCGCACGGTTATTGATCATCGTTTTTTTCGTACTGACTATTTTCGGCATTACAATCCGTATCCTAGAACCGACCAATTTTCTGACCGTTTTTGACGGCATTTATTGGGCGATCGTGACTGCAGCAACGGTTGGTTACGGTGACCTTGTACCGAGATCGATTTTTGGAAAAATGATGACGATATTCTTGATTTTAATTGGCACAACCTTTTTCACTTATTTTTTTGCTCAAGTTGCTGGTGCTACCATCAAGCGCCAATCCGGGCTTCTTAAGGGGGATGTCGCTTACGAAAAGAGCAGTCATATCGTAATCGTTGGTTGGAATGAGCGAGCGAAGGATTTGATCGAACAGATTCATAATCGGGACCCGGAAGAAAAGATTGTCCTCATCGACCGGACGCTTCCACAGAATCCGTATCAGTATGGCAATATCCATTTTATCCATGGAAAGCCTTATGAAGATCTGACTCTGCAAAAAGCAAATGTGGCAGAAGCTGAAAAAGTGATAGTGACTGCCAATAATCAAGTCAGTGAAGAACAGTCCGATATGGATGCCATTTTAACGCTGCTCGCTGTAAAAGGAATCTGCCCAGAAGCACAAACGATTGTAGAGATTTTGACGCCTACACAATATGAGAATGCGAAACGAGCAGGTGCCGATCATATCATCCACACATCGAATATTGTGAGTTTAGCCTTTTTCGAAAACCTTGGTTAA
- a CDS encoding RNA polymerase sigma factor codes for MDKKTIKKIKKGDRKAFRALYDEYYQAAMRASMSMLKNESDASDAVQETFIRVYKGIHTYNDSKPFKPWFYRILTNEVRRLISKRKPETDIDQVPQSAYEDKATQPATDNEILDEAMEKLKEDHREALVLKYVEGLTEKEMSSVLEISIGAVKSRLFQARKLLREELRGDYHGQEQV; via the coding sequence TTGGATAAAAAAACGATAAAAAAGATAAAAAAAGGCGACAGAAAAGCTTTCCGAGCCTTATACGACGAGTATTATCAAGCAGCGATGAGAGCGTCGATGTCGATGTTGAAAAATGAATCTGACGCCTCAGATGCAGTACAGGAAACCTTCATCCGTGTTTACAAAGGCATTCATACTTATAATGATTCTAAACCTTTCAAACCGTGGTTTTACCGCATTTTGACAAACGAAGTCCGCCGCTTGATCAGCAAACGCAAACCTGAAACCGATATCGATCAAGTTCCGCAAAGCGCATATGAGGACAAGGCAACTCAACCTGCCACTGATAATGAAATCCTTGATGAAGCGATGGAAAAATTGAAAGAAGACCATCGAGAAGCACTCGTGCTGAAATATGTGGAAGGCTTGACTGAAAAAGAAATGTCGTCAGTACTTGAAATCAGTATCGGTGCTGTGAAATCAAGGCTTTTTCAAGCTCGCAAGCTGCTGAGAGAAGAATTAAGGGGAGATTACCATGGACAAGAGCAAGTTTGA
- a CDS encoding YhgE/Pip domain-containing protein codes for MNIFKLLSAEFSKIAAHKGILVSVIAALLVPVVYGGILLSATWGPYDNLDNLPVAVVNNDQGAISEGEPINVGDQLVANMKEGKDLGWEFVSSTDAMRGLQKNDYYMAIIIPEDLSQRVTTVMEPDPRKLELEYIQNEGMNFLASKVTETATQRIREQLADTITQNYTAKVFSSLDDVSDGFGRAADGSARLSDGTTQLHNGTQELLNSVTSKQSDITKLANGTQELKDGTALLLSKLEGKSGDISKLADGSQELHDGSKQLLAGLQKAEAGSEELKNGVASNLAPGARGVADGTIRLKDGAGKLATGAKELEQGLKKFGDANPSTKLPPYAESYDQIIAGAEKLAAGLESLTTKSGKLSDGAVKVADGIDNKVVPGTVQLHNGLNQLVAGQKKLENGAGQIADGNAKVETGWQELITGVSKLDNGAGRIAEGNAAVDEGWKKLSTGAAKLEDGAGKVDDGSEELASGLKEGADKTSGLNTGEENAQMFSSPVQLASDTVNDYEYYRDSTAPYVLTLGLFVGILIMSMFINFKRPADVSSISWFTVKFMNLTILSLFQAVLLLMTVFFILKMNVANPLGLVLFTIVVSIVFSAIVLFLAAAAGNIGRFIALAFVILQLSITGANLPREMLPENLRALSEFLPFTYSIEGFKSVITLGDWGAAVTNMSILLAYLILFALLSVTVFIFMKKSQKQKQNVEAAM; via the coding sequence ATGAATATTTTCAAATTACTTTCCGCTGAGTTTTCGAAAATTGCTGCTCACAAGGGGATTCTAGTTTCCGTCATTGCTGCTTTACTCGTGCCTGTCGTTTATGGGGGCATACTCCTTTCAGCTACCTGGGGTCCCTATGACAACCTCGATAATCTGCCTGTTGCTGTCGTCAACAATGATCAAGGCGCAATCTCTGAGGGTGAACCGATCAATGTTGGAGACCAATTAGTAGCGAATATGAAAGAAGGAAAAGACTTAGGCTGGGAATTTGTCAGTTCAACCGATGCTATGAGAGGCCTTCAGAAGAATGACTACTATATGGCGATCATCATCCCTGAAGACTTATCCCAACGTGTGACCACCGTCATGGAACCGGATCCAAGGAAACTGGAGCTTGAATACATCCAGAATGAGGGGATGAACTTTCTTGCGTCCAAAGTTACGGAAACTGCCACGCAACGTATTCGTGAGCAACTAGCCGACACGATTACACAAAATTACACCGCAAAGGTTTTTTCCAGTTTAGATGATGTTTCCGATGGGTTTGGAAGAGCAGCAGACGGATCTGCCCGGCTATCGGACGGAACGACGCAGCTACATAATGGAACACAGGAGCTTTTAAACTCAGTCACTTCCAAACAATCGGATATTACGAAATTAGCGAATGGTACACAAGAATTGAAAGACGGAACAGCCCTTCTATTAAGCAAATTGGAAGGAAAATCAGGGGACATCTCTAAACTAGCGGACGGTTCTCAAGAATTGCATGATGGGTCAAAACAGCTTTTGGCCGGATTGCAAAAAGCTGAGGCCGGAAGCGAGGAACTCAAGAATGGCGTAGCAAGTAATTTGGCTCCAGGTGCCAGAGGAGTTGCCGATGGAACGATCCGTCTAAAAGATGGGGCAGGTAAACTGGCTACTGGTGCGAAAGAGTTAGAACAAGGCTTGAAAAAATTTGGTGATGCAAATCCATCTACCAAGCTACCTCCTTATGCAGAGTCCTACGATCAAATCATCGCAGGTGCCGAGAAATTAGCTGCTGGTCTGGAAAGCTTGACCACCAAATCCGGTAAACTAAGCGATGGAGCCGTAAAAGTTGCAGATGGGATTGATAATAAAGTCGTCCCTGGTACGGTTCAGCTTCATAACGGTTTGAATCAACTAGTAGCTGGGCAAAAGAAATTAGAAAATGGGGCTGGGCAAATTGCAGATGGGAACGCCAAAGTCGAAACTGGCTGGCAAGAACTGATCACCGGGGTTTCAAAACTTGATAATGGTGCTGGACGTATTGCTGAAGGAAATGCTGCGGTAGATGAGGGATGGAAGAAACTGTCCACTGGCGCGGCCAAACTCGAGGACGGAGCTGGAAAAGTCGATGATGGCAGTGAAGAACTTGCTTCCGGTTTAAAGGAAGGCGCTGATAAAACAAGTGGTTTGAACACGGGGGAAGAAAATGCTCAGATGTTCTCATCCCCCGTCCAACTTGCAAGTGATACGGTCAACGATTATGAGTATTACCGTGACTCGACGGCACCATATGTTCTTACATTAGGGCTATTTGTCGGAATCCTGATCATGTCGATGTTCATCAATTTCAAAAGACCTGCAGATGTTTCAAGCATCAGCTGGTTTACCGTCAAGTTCATGAATCTGACAATACTTTCACTTTTCCAAGCAGTCTTATTACTAATGACCGTGTTTTTCATACTAAAAATGAATGTTGCTAATCCGCTTGGACTCGTTTTGTTCACTATTGTTGTCAGCATCGTTTTTTCCGCCATCGTTCTATTCCTTGCTGCAGCGGCTGGGAACATCGGACGATTTATCGCTCTCGCATTCGTGATCCTGCAACTTTCGATCACAGGAGCGAATCTGCCGAGAGAAATGCTGCCGGAAAACCTGCGAGCCTTGAGCGAATTCTTACCTTTCACCTACTCAATTGAAGGATTCAAATCGGTCATTACATTGGGTGATTGGGGAGCAGCGGTGACAAATATGTCAATCCTGCTGGCTTATCTGATCCTCTTTGCCCTCTTATCGGTGACGGTCTTCATCTTCATGAAAAAATCACAAAAACAAAAACAGAACGTCGAAGCAGCAATGTAG
- a CDS encoding YugN-like family protein, producing the protein MIEIKSKLDGEQFELNELEYTLKPLGYEIGGGWDYDHGAFDYKLDDEQGYMYLRIPFQAIKGELDRNGCIISVGTPYLLHHVYQRGLDDNISAGNANATLNQFSEPQDPDGSIDEKWIEVGEKMVRDLEEQLLR; encoded by the coding sequence ATGATCGAAATCAAATCGAAATTAGATGGTGAGCAGTTTGAACTGAATGAACTTGAATATACGTTGAAACCCTTAGGGTATGAAATCGGCGGCGGTTGGGATTACGACCACGGCGCATTCGATTACAAGCTCGACGATGAACAAGGCTATATGTATCTCCGAATTCCGTTCCAGGCGATTAAGGGAGAACTCGATCGCAACGGATGCATCATAAGTGTCGGAACGCCTTATCTTCTGCACCATGTCTATCAACGAGGTCTGGATGACAACATAAGTGCTGGGAATGCCAATGCAACGCTCAACCAATTCTCTGAACCCCAAGATCCAGACGGTTCTATTGACGAAAAATGGATCGAGGTTGGCGAAAAAATGGTCCGGGATCTAGAAGAACAGCTTCTTCGTTAA